In Halarcobacter bivalviorum, a genomic segment contains:
- a CDS encoding efflux RND transporter periplasmic adaptor subunit — MKKYLLGLFLGASLLSAEILEVKQLFNKKLTQVQKEQIGPLKSFYGRLTFDESEIYDVVSRFDGYITKLDANKLYSTAKKDEALFSIYSDEVSSIIQEINIAKKFNESLVKSNVSKLKALAVDDKEIKRIIEAKKFIKDIAFYSPYDSIVIKKEINNGSFVKKGSLLLQLASLKKLWVIASVYQKDLSFVKKGMKAKIYVDGFDEAITSTVDYIYPTVDETTKSVDVRFIIDNKDLKYSANMFAKVDIKQVDKEILTLPKTAVLQKGAKHYVFQYLSETEYEPIEVIAKRISSNKYQILEGLEENQRVINNALFLLDSDAITNGLYSSSDDDNW, encoded by the coding sequence ATGAAAAAGTATCTACTAGGTCTATTTTTAGGGGCTTCTTTACTAAGTGCCGAAATTCTTGAAGTAAAGCAGTTGTTCAATAAAAAGCTTACCCAAGTGCAAAAAGAGCAAATAGGGCCTTTAAAAAGCTTTTATGGGCGTCTTACTTTTGATGAGTCAGAAATTTATGATGTAGTTAGTAGATTTGATGGATATATAACAAAATTAGATGCTAATAAGCTTTATTCAACTGCAAAAAAAGATGAAGCACTTTTTTCAATCTATTCAGATGAAGTTAGTTCAATAATTCAAGAGATTAATATTGCAAAGAAATTTAATGAGAGTTTAGTAAAAAGTAATGTAAGTAAACTAAAAGCTTTAGCAGTTGACGACAAAGAGATAAAAAGAATTATAGAAGCAAAAAAATTTATAAAAGATATTGCATTCTATTCTCCTTATGATTCAATAGTTATAAAAAAAGAGATAAACAATGGAAGTTTTGTGAAAAAAGGAAGTCTTTTACTTCAATTAGCCTCTTTAAAAAAACTGTGGGTAATAGCAAGTGTATATCAAAAGGATTTATCTTTTGTAAAAAAAGGTATGAAAGCAAAAATATATGTTGATGGTTTTGATGAAGCAATAACTTCAACAGTTGATTATATCTATCCTACAGTAGATGAAACAACTAAGAGTGTAGATGTTAGATTTATTATTGATAATAAAGATTTAAAGTACTCTGCAAATATGTTTGCTAAAGTAGATATCAAGCAAGTGGATAAAGAGATTTTAACACTTCCAAAAACTGCTGTTCTACAAAAAGGTGCTAAACATTATGTTTTTCAATATCTATCAGAGACAGAATATGAGCCTATTGAAGTTATAGCAAAAAGAATTTCATCAAATAAATATCAAATTCTTGAAGGCTTAGAAGAGAATCAAAGAGTAATAAACAATGCACTGTTTTTACTTGATTCAGATGCAATCACAAATGGACTTTATAGTTCAAGTGATGATGACAACTGGTAA